The genomic region TTATACAACGAACAAATTCGCGATCTCCTCAACCCATCAACGGGTTACTTAGAATTACGCGAAGATTCCCGAGGTCGCAACATCCAAGTCGCCGGTTTATCCGAAATCTCAACAACCTCAACCCACGAAGTAATGACTTTACTACAAAAAGGGAATAAAGCACGAACGGTAGAACCAACAGCCATGAACAAAACATCCTCAAGATCCCACGCCCTTTTAAGCGTAACCGTTCGCCACACAATCCCCCTCGACAAAAAAGACCACCTCCGAATGCGAATCAAACAAGGAAGATTATTCATGATCGATTTAGCCGGATCAGAAAGAGCCAACAAAACGAAAAATCGCGGAAAGCGATTACAAGAAGGCGCCCACATAAACAGATCTTTATTAGCATTAGGAAATTGTATAAACGCTTTAAGTGGAGGGGCTCGTTACGTAAATTACCGCGATTCAAAATTAACGAGATTACTAAAAGAGGCTTTAAGCGGAAATTGTCGAACGGTTATGATAGCGCACGTTTCCCCAGCTTCGAATCAAAAAGACGAATCGAGAAACACATTAATTTACGCCGATCGAGCGAAAAATATTTCGAGTAAAGCCGAAAGTAACATTCTGGACGTTTCGTATCACGTCACTCAATATCAAACCGTCATTAATGAACTTCGCGATGAAATTTCGAggttacaacaaaaaatgacGGAAGAGCGACCGAGATCGGCTGATGTTAATAAGTTAACCGCCGAACAACGAAGCAACGAAGTGAAACAATTAAGAGAACAAATAGTGGAAACGTTTAAAATGCAAATGAAGTTACGAAGGAAATTAATGGAAATCGATTCTCATTTATTAGGGTTAGGGATGGAAGCTGAAAGGCAACATTTGATCATTTCGCATTGGGAGTCGAGGAATAATAAGTTGTATAAAAATCATGGATTGAAATCGAGGGCTCAAACTCAACAGACGCAAAGGAGGAGGCAAAATTCGACCGCTGAAAGCAGTAAATCTGCCGATTTTTCTGAGGTTGATTCGGATTTCGATGGGGAGGCCGAAGGCGAATTGGCTGTTCAACAAGCTTGGGGGGAATTGGCTGATATTGAAAGGGAGCAGGAGCGATGGTCTGATTTGAGGATACAAATTGAACATAAATTGGAACATTGTAGACAAACTGGAGTTTCTTTGGAGGATGTAAGAAAAgccattaaaataaaaatattaatttttttgattatcattAATAGGGCatggaacttttgtaacaaaacgatttcccccctccactcgttctgattaaaagaacagcatattgttcagtgggaaattaaaatttcaagttagaaaaaaattgttttaacaaacactgttcctgaagtaattctaaacaaattttgttaacaacattttttgattaaatcaacaataaggatataacctcaaaaatattaatttttgtaccatactgttcagtgggaaattaaaatttcaagttagaaaaaaattgttttaacaaacactgttcctgaagcaattcttaacaaacattgttaacaaaattttttgatttaatcaataattaaggagataacctcaagatactaatttttccgtttttgtacataattacacttggatgcttaattaatagaaatgtaaaatttttttattaagataattgattcaaaatcgaaattgaaacaaattttatttaaaacattttttgataaaaacaataattattgagataattaattttgatagcatactattcagagggaaattaaaatttcaagttagcaaaaaattgtattaacaagcactgttcctgaagtaattctaaacaaattttgttaacattttttgattaaatcaacaataaggatataacctcaaaaatattaatttttgtagcatactgttcagtgggaaattaaaatttcaagttagaaataaattgttttaacaaacactgttcctgaagcaattcttaacaaacactgttaacaaaatattttgatttaatcaatatttaaggagataacctcaaaataataatttttccgtttttatacataattacacttggatgcttaattaatagagatgtaaaaattttttattgagataattgattcaaaatcgaaattgaaacaaattttatttaaaacattttttgataaaaacaataattattgagataattaattttgatagcatactattcagagggaaattaatatttcaagttagcaaaaatttttattaacaaacactgttcctgaagtaattctaaacaaattttgttaacaacattttttgattaaatcaacaataaggatataacctcaaaaatattaatttttgtagcatactgttcagtgggaaattaaaatttcaagttagaaaaaaattgttttaacaaacactgtgtctgaagcaattcttaacaaacattgttaacaaaatgttttgatttaatcaataattaaggagataacctcaaaataataatttttccgtttttgtacataattacacttagatgcttaattaatagagatctaaaaattttttattgagataattgattcaaaatcgatattgaaacaaattttatttaaaacattttttgataaaaacaataattattgagataattaattttgatagcatactattcagagggaaattaatatttcaagttagcaaaaaattttattaacaaacactgttcctgaagtaattctaaacaaattttgttaacaacattttttgattaaatcaacaataaggatataacctcaaaaatattaatttttgtagcatactgttcaatgggaaattaaaattacaagttagaaaaaaattgttttaacaaacactgttcctgaagcaattcttaacaaacattgttaacaaaattttttgatttaatcaataattaaggagataacctcaaaataataatgtttccgtttttatacataattacacttagatgcttaattaatagagatgtaaaaatcttttattgagataattgattcaaaatcgaaattgaaacaaattttatttaaaatattttttgataaaaacaataattattgagataattaattttgatagcatactattcagagggaaattaatatttcaagttagcaaaaaattgtattatcaAACACTgctcctgaagtaattctaaacaaattttgttaacaacattttttgattaaatcaacaataaggatataacttcaaaaatattaatttttgagcgtactgttcagtgggaaattaaaatttcaagttagaaaaaaattgttttaacagacactgttcctgaagcaattcttaacaaacattgttaacaaaattttttgatttaatcaataattaaggagataacctcaaaataataatgtttccgtttttatacataattacacttggatgcttaattaatagaaatgtaaattttttttattaagataattgattcaaaatcgaaattgaaacattttttatttaaaacattttttgataaaaacaataattattcagataattaattttgataacatactattcagagggaaattaatatttcaagttagcaaaagaatttattaacaaacactgttcctgaagtaattctaaacaaattttgttaacaacattttttgattaaatcagcaataaggatataacctcaaaaatattaatttttgtagcatactgttcagtgggaaattaaaatttcaagttagaaaaaaattgttttaacaaacactgttcctgaagcaattcttaacaaacattgttaacaaaattttttgatttaatcaataattaaggagataacctcaaaataataatttttccatttttatacataattacacttagatgcttaattaatagagatgtaaaatttttttattaagataattgattcaaaatcgaaattgaaacattttttatttaaaacattttttgataaaaacaataattattcagataattaattttgataacatactattcagagggaaattaaaatttcaagttagcaaaaaattgtattaaccaacactgttcctgaagtaattctaaacaaattttgttaacaacattttttgattaaatcaacaataaggatataacctcaaaaatattaaattttgtaccatactgttcagtgggaaattaaaatttcaagttagaaaaaaattgttttaacaaacactgttcctgaagcaattctcaacaaacattgttaacaaaattttttgatttaatcaataattaaggagataacctcaaaatattaatttttccgtttttgtacataattacacttagatgcttaattaatagaaatgtaaaatttttttattaagttaattgattcaaaatcgaaattgaaacacattttatttaaaacattttttgataaaaacaataattattgagataattaattttgatagcatactattcagagggaaattaaaatttcaagttagcaaaaaattgtattaacaaacactgttcctgaagtaattctaaacaaattttgttaacaaaattttttgattaaatcaacaataaggatataacctcaaaaatattaatttttgtagcatactgttcagtgggaaattaaaatttcaagttagaaaaaaattgttttaacaaacactgttcctgaagcaattcttaacaaacattgttaacaaaattttttgatttaatcagtaattaaggagataacctcaaaataataatatttccgtttttatacataattacacttggatgcttaattaatagaaatgtaaaatttttttattaagataattgattcaaaatcgaaattg from Onthophagus taurus isolate NC chromosome 5, IU_Otau_3.0, whole genome shotgun sequence harbors:
- the LOC111418380 gene encoding kinesin-like protein KIF19 gives rise to the protein MASENVPSSSDSDQSRKTPKSSQDKLMVAVRIRPLKQDEAVRCLYALHNKNVYFEDENDKNNALRQKRSSDKQYLFDVVFGEEATQEEVYDVTTSGLVKDVLNGFNATVFAYGATGAGKTHTMVGDQTQPGIMIRALNDIFHTVKTKESEFSVTMSYLELYNEQIRDLLNPSTGYLELREDSRGRNIQVAGLSEISTTSTHEVMTLLQKGNKARTVEPTAMNKTSSRSHALLSVTVRHTIPLDKKDHLRMRIKQGRLFMIDLAGSERANKTKNRGKRLQEGAHINRSLLALGNCINALSGGARYVNYRDSKLTRLLKEALSGNCRTVMIAHVSPASNQKDESRNTLIYADRAKNISSKAESNILDVSYHVTQYQTVINELRDEISRLQQKMTEERPRSADVNKLTAEQRSNEVKQLREQIVETFKMQMKLRRKLMEIDSHLLGLGMEAERQHLIISHWESRNNKLYKNHGLKSRAQTQQTQRRRQNSTAESSKSADFSEVDSDFDGEAEGELAVQQAWGELADIEREQERWSDLRIQIEHKLEHCRQTGVSLEDKLPDLLSSDDEREILALMCRVHELEADKMALQSERLVRQHELRRRDLVILRYDRQRQLCEEIISRQRSLIEEGKIKLPPDLQELYQLYQQEIHASTYTDYPSTASIEKLPPISKIYSDPMFRRNTSNSEQSGSDHTPPSSAESEELPPLNDPSIDRVMGQVVSRPGLSMKLPPLPPSPPIRISKPPSSKSESFEKIE